The Coffea arabica cultivar ET-39 chromosome 4e, Coffea Arabica ET-39 HiFi, whole genome shotgun sequence genome includes a window with the following:
- the LOC113741177 gene encoding D-cysteine desulfhydrase 1, mitochondrial, protein MFCNNWSLTRTKSSFLNNLITPLPPLRPPPDIPPIAVTSPTNACGQSRKRGLKYFSCYSQISSTRSDMETDNKAHQQSGFNFGFLTKKPYDPPSWASHLSPIPSHVYSLGHFPTPIHKWNLPNLPKDTEVWLKRDDLSGMQLSGNKVRKLEFLLADAVAKGADCVITIGGIQSNHCRATAVAAKYLNLDCFVILRTSKVLVDKDPGLTGNLLVERLVGAHIDLVTKEEYAKVGSVELTKILKEKLLREGRRPYVIPVGGSNSLGTWGYIEAIREIEHQLQHSKSGFDDIVVACGSGGTVAGLSIGSWLSNLKAKVHAFCVCDDPEYFYDYVQGLLDGLDAGVSSHDIVDIQNAKGLGYAMSTSEELKFVKEIAETTGVILDPVYSGKAAYQMMKDMAENPAMWEGRKILFIHTGGLLGLYDKVEQIAPLVGKWRQMDIHESVPRKEGTGKMF, encoded by the exons ATGTTTTGCAACAATTGGAGCCTAACCAGAACCAAATCATCATTCCTCAACAATCTCATCACTCCCCTTCCACCACTCCGACCGCCGCCGGATATTCCTCCCATCGCTGTGACTTCACCCACCAACGCTTGCGGTCAGAGTCGCAAGAGGGGACTCAAGTACTTTTCTTGTTACTCCCAGATTAGCTCTACAAGATCAGATATGGAGACAGACAACAAAGCCCATCAACAATCTGGTTTCAATTTCGGTTTTCTTACCAAGAAGCCATATGATCCACCTTCGTGGGCATCCCACCTCAGCCCTATCCCTTCTCATGTCTACTCCCTCGGCCAC ttTCCTACTCCAATTCACAAGTGGAACCTTCCAAATTTACCCAAAGATACTGAAGTCTGGTTGAAg CGTGACGATCTTTCTGGGATGCAATTAAGTGGCAATAAGGTTAGGAAACTTGAGTTTTTGCTGGCAGATGCCGTGGCAAAGGGAGCAGACTGTGTGATTACTATAGGAGGCATCCAAAGTAATCATTGCCGTGCTACTGCTGTAGCTGCCAAGTATTTGAATCTTGACTGCTTTGTTATATTACGTACTTCCAAG GTTCTTGTGGACAAAGATCCTGGGTTGACCGGAAATCTGCTGGTTGAGCGATTAGTTGGAGCACACATCGATCTTGTTACAAAAGAGGAGTATGCCAAAGTTGGCAGTGTG GAACTTACtaaaattttaaaggaaaaactGTTGAGAGAGGGGAGAAGGCCATATGTTATTCCTGTTGGGGGATCCAATTCTCTGGGAACCTG GGGCTACATCGAAGCAATTAGGGAGATAGAGCACCAACTTCAGCATAGTAAATCAGGATTTGATGACATTGTTGTCGCATGTGGCAG TGGGGGTACAGTTGCTGGTTTGTCAATTGGATCCTGGTTGAGTAACTTAAAAGCAAAG GTTCATGCATTCTGTGTTTGTGATGATCCTGAGTACTTCTACGATTACGTCCAAGGGCTTCTTGATGGACTTGATGCAGGAGTAAGCTCACACGATATTGTTGATATTCAAAAT gCCAAAGGTCTTGGATATGCTATGAGCACAAGTGAGGAACTAAAATTTGTCAAGGAAATCGCAGAAACCACTGGCGTTATCCTTGACCCTGTCTATAG TGGAAAAGCAGCCTATCAAATGATGAAAGACATGGCTGAGAATCCAGCAATGTGGGAAGGAAGAAAGATCCTCTTCATACATACAGGCGGACTACTCGGTCTCTACGACAAAGTTGAACAGATAGCTCCATTGGTGGGCAAGTGGCGTCAAATGGATATCCACGAATCTGTTCCCCGGAAAGAGGGTACTGGAAAGATGTTCTAA
- the LOC113742853 gene encoding protein LURP-one-related 8-like: MTRVYPNATSFKEVDQPKQPLAIDHGGNLDGGPVVLTVWKKSLLFNCDGFTVFDAEGDLVFRVDNYMSGAKGEIVLMDASGKSLLTIRRKRLSIADNWLVFEGEEAANPRFSVRKQVNFLNSRSLAQVSCLSCCDSGSPSSPSSSSSPKKKLVYEIEGSYKQRCCVVYDDKRRGVAEIKRKEAVGGLVFGLDVFRLIVHEPGSRIESAVAMALVIVLEQMFGSSSYSPRALH, translated from the exons ATGACAAGGGTATACCCAAATGCAACTTCCTTCAAGGAGGTTGATCAGCCAAAACAACCATTGGCTATTGATCATGGTGGGAACTTGGATGGGGGGCCAGTGGTTTTGACTGTTTGGAAGAAATCCTTGCTGTTTAATTGCGATGGTTTTACTGTGTTTGATGCCGAGGGAGATTTGGTCTTTCGGGTGGACAATTACATGTCCGGTGCTAAAGGAGAGATCGTTCTTATGGACGCGTCTGGCAAGTCTCTGCTAACCATCCGTCGCAag AGACTGAGTATTGCGGATAATTGGTTAGTGTTCGAGGGCGAGGAAGCGGCTAATCCCCGGTTTTCCGTGAGGAAGCAAGTGAATTTCTTGAATTCAAGATCACTAGCTCAAGTGAGCTGCCTCTCTTGCTGTGACAGTGGATCACCGTCATcgccctcctcctcctcttctccTAAGAAGAAGTTAGTGTACGAGATTGAAGGCTCTTACAAGCAACGGTGTTGTGTGGTGTATGATGACAAACGGAGGGGAGTGGCGGAGATCAAGCGGAAGGAAGCCGTCGGAGGGCTGGTCTTCGGGTTGGATGTGTTTCGGCTTATAGTACACGAGCCTGGCAGCAGAATTGAGTCGGCCGTGGCTATGGCCCTTGTTATCGTCCTCGAGCAGATGTTTGGATCTTCCTCCTACAGTCCAAGAGCCCTCCATTGA
- the LOC113742983 gene encoding mitochondrial import inner membrane translocase subunit TIM14-3-like — translation MSLPSSFMASPVIMFSAVGAAALGARQLIKSWQAFKAAPRVRRFYPGGFETTMTRREAALILGVRESAVVEKIKEAHRRVMVANHPDAGGSHYLASKINEAKEILMGRKKGASDSAF, via the exons ATGAGTTTGCCAAGTTCTTTCATG GCTTCTCCTGTGATAATGTTTAGCGCGGTTGGAGCGGCTGCTTTAGGAGCAAGACAACTAATTAAATCTTGGCAAGCATTTAAAGCTGCTCCTCGAGTTCGGAGATTTTATCCTGGCGGATTTGAGACCACCATGACTAGACGTGAGGCTGCTCTGATTCTGGGAGTTAg GGAGAGTGCTGTTGTTGAGAAGATAAAGGAGGCTCACAGGAGAGTGATGGTGGCCAATCATCCTGATGCTGGTGGTAGCCATTATCTTGCTTCAAAGATTAATGAGGCCAAGGAGATTTTGATGGGAAGGAAGAAGGGGGCGTCTGACTCTGCATTCTAG
- the LOC113742590 gene encoding elongation factor 1-alpha-like → MGKEKVHINIVVIGHVDSGKSTTTGHLIYKLGGIDKRVIERFEKEAAEMNKRSFKYAWVLDKLKAERERGITIDIALWKFETTKYYCTVIDAPGHRDFIKNMITGTSQADCAVLIIDSTTGGFEAGISKDGQTREHALLAFTLGVKQMICCCNKMDATTPKYSKARYDEIVKEVSSYLKKVGYNPDKINFVPISGFEGDNMIERSTNLDWYKGPTLLDALDQILEPKRPSDKPLRLPLQDVYKIGGIGTVPVGRVETGVLKPGMVVTFGPTGLTTEVKSVEMHHEALQEALPGDNVGFNVKNVAVKDLKRGFVASNSKDDPAKGASSFTSQVIIMNHPGQIGNGYAPVLDCHTCHIAVKFAELVTKIDRRSGKELEKEPKFLKNGDAGMVKMIPTKPMVVETFSEYPPLGRFAVRDMRQTVAVGVIKNVDKKDPTGAKVTKAAAKKGAK, encoded by the exons ATGGGTAAGGAAAAGGTTCACATTAACATTGTCGTCATTGGACATGTCGACTCTGGAAagtcaaccaccactggtcacTTGATCTACAAGCTTGGAGGTATTGACAAGCGTGTGATTGAAAGGTTCGAGAAGGAGGCTGCTGAAATGAACAAGAGGTCATTCAAATATGCCTGGGTGCTGGACAAACTCAAGGCTGAGCGTGAGCGTGGTATTACCATTGATATTGCCTTGTGGAAGTTTGAGACCACCAAGTACTACTGCACGGTCATTGATGCCCCTGGACATCGTGACTTTATCAAGAACATGATTACTGGTACCTCACAGGCTGATTGTGCTGTGCTCATCATTGACTCTACCACTGGTGGTTTTGAAGCTGGTATTTCCAAGGATGGTCAGACCCGTGAGCATGCTTTGCTTGCCTTCACCCTTGGTGTCAAGCAAATGATTTGCTGCTGCAACAAG ATGGATGCCACCACTCCTAAATATTCTAAGGCAAGGTatgatgaaattgtgaaggaaGTCTCTTCCTACTTGAAGAAGGTTGGATACAACCCTGACAAAATCAACTTCGTCCCCATTTCTGGATTTGAGGGAGACAACATGATCGAGAGGTCTACAAACCTTGACTGGTACAAGGGCCCAACTCTCCTTGATGCTCTTGACCAGATCCTAGAGCCCAAGAGACCCTCAGACAAGCCACTCCGTCTCCCACTCCAGGATGTCTACAAGATTGGTGGTATTGGAACTGTTCCTGTTGGTCGTGTGGAAACTGGTGTCCTCAAGCCTGGTATGGTGGTTACTTTTGGTCCAACAGGGTTGACAACTGAAGTTAAGTCTGTTGAGATGCACCATGAAGCCCTTCAGGAGGCTCTGCCTGGTGACAATGTTGGGTTCAACGTTAAGAATGTTGCTGTCAAGGATCTTAAGCGTGGTTTTGTTGCCTCCAACTCTAAGGATGACCCTGCCAAGGGAGCTTCCAGCTTTACCTCTCAGGTTATCATCATGAACCACCCTGGCCAGATAGGAAATGGATACGCTCCAGTGCTTGACTGCCACACCTGTCACATTGCAGTCAAGTTTGCTGAACTTGTGACCAAGATTGACAGACGATCTGGTAAGGAGCTTGAGAAGGAGCCCAAGTTTTTGAAGAATGGTGATGCTGGTATGGTTAAGATGATTCCCACCAAGCCCATGGTTGTGGAGACTTTCTCTGAGTATCCACCTCTTGGACGTTTTGCTGTGAGGGACATGCGTCAAACTGTTGCTGTTGGTGTGATCAAGAACGTTGACAAGAAGGATCCAACTGGTGCCAAGGTCACCAAGGCTGCAGCCAAGAAGGGAGCCAAATGA
- the LOC113741941 gene encoding uncharacterized protein yields the protein MADLSSIDVILEILRRNNLTRTEATFRSELTNRPDLNGLIQKLVLEDKGLSMPSEEANGGKLVVQSLGMSSWGTGEVSKESSSRSSGEVSKELIVKEIECGTERNGSENKWKGVSNIGDKSKIDQSVGTSDKNFTFSKGSDDMVLDLYSWKYSHSNGPTVSYQNDVGSASANNFSGFQVHGKSKVSLVEVFDSVKPNTKSGEEDASSSDKRTAWPVSTSKSTLELKNERNQDTDLKEVDPPHKRTGGSTKDDSVDYTWSRNDELSHPSSELWKDCSVKTILPFSKGDTSSSYDGTVSVGDKKEIKRKAEVNDIRAAIKEQVDEVGRSLYFGKAQGSEPKDFSALCFPHTPENQKEEFPRLPPVKLKSEEKPFSINWEGKYEIDGPGPKSTSAENTYLIGSFLDVPIGQEINTSGAKRPVGGSWLSVSQGISEDTSDLVSGFATIGDGLSETVDYPNEYWDSDEYEDDDDVGYMRQPIEDETWFLAHEIDYPSDNEKGTGHGSVPDPQDRTQNKNDEDDQSFAEEDSYFSGERYFQSKNIDPVGPSDDPIGLSVAKMYRRSDENDLIGHYDGQLMDEEELNLMRAEPVWQGFVTQSNELIMLQDGKVLNDCVRPRLDDICLDDDQHGSVRSIGVGINSDAADIGSEVRESLVGGSSEGDLEYFPDQDIGIGMSRRAQHDSDKNYSETSNSGKKKLNKSNLDNFITLNDKGAYSQAKNHMDGGFSFPPPRDKELVQTSSGKAFWSKKGNTVVSDEADDCLVTNDDMLASWRRKSSESSPVKSSIDGNNANVAGSANSSPSSLSNYGYAETEHAKKEDDGIARARATEEDPGALLEDEEAIAVQEQVKQIKAQEEEFETFDLKIVHRKNRTGFEEDKNFHVVLNSVIAGRYHVTEYLGSAAFSKAIQAHDLHTGMDVCVKIIKNNKDFFDQSLDEIKLLKYINKHDPGDKYHILRLYDYFYYREHLLIVCELLKANLYEFHKFNRESGGEVYFTMPRLQSITIQCLEALQFLHGLGLIHCDLKPENILVKSYSRCEVKVIDLGSSCFATDHLCSYVQSRSYRAPEVILGLPYDKKIDVWSLGCILAELCTGNVLFQNDSPATLLARVIGIIGSIEQEMLAKGRDTYKYFTKNHMLYERNQETNRLEYLIPKKTSLRHRLPMGDQGFIDFVAHLLEINPKKRPSAAEALKHPWLSYPYEPISS from the exons ATGGCGGACCTGAGCTCTATTGATGttattctggaaattttgagaaGGAACAATTTAACTAGGACTGAGGCCACATTCCGCAGTGAGCTGACAAACCGGCCTGATTTGAATGGGTTAATTCAGAAGCTTGTGCTTGAGGATAAGGGGTTAAGTATGCCGTCAGAAGAAGCAAATGGGGGAAAGCTAGTCGTGCAAAGCCTAGGCATGAGTTCTTGGGGTACTGGGGAGGTTTCAAAGGAGTCGAGTTCACGGAGTAGTGGTGAAGTTTCAAAGGAGCTCATTGTGAAAGAGATAGAGTGTGGGACAGAGAGAAATGGGTCTGAGAACAAGTGGAAAGGTGTTTCTAATATTGGAGACAAAAGCAAAATTGATCAATCTGTTGGAACAAGTGACAAGAATTTTACTTTTTCTAAGGGTTCTGATGATATGGTGCTTGATTTGTATTCATGGAAGTATAGTCACAGTAATGGCCCAACTGTGTCTTATCAGAATGATGTTGGAAGTGCCAGTGCAAACAACTTTTCAGGGTTTCAGGTTCATGGGAAATCAAAGGTGAGTTTGGTTGAGGTTTTTGACAGTGTCAAGCCTAATACAAAATCTGGTGAAGAAGATGCCTCTTCTAGTGATAAGAGAACAGCTTGGCCTGTAAGTACCAGTAAGTCAACTTTGGAACTGAAGAACGAGAGAAATCAAGATACTGACCTCAAGGAAGTTGACCCACCGCACAAGCGAACTGGGGGATCCACTAAAGATGATTCTGTGGATTACACATGGTCTAGGAATGATGAACTCTCACATCCATCCTCAGAACTGTGGAAAGATTGTTCAGTAAAGACTATTCTCCCGTTTTCCAAAGGCGATACATCATCCAGTTATGATGGTACTGTTAGCGTTGGTGACAAAAAGGAAATTAAAAGAAAGGCAGAGGTCAATGACATTAGGGCAGCAATAAAAGAACAAGTGGATGAGGTAGGAAGATCTTTGTACTTTGGGAAGGCCCAAGGGAGTGAGCCAAAGGATTTCAGTGCCTTGTGTTTTCCTCACACTCCTGAAAATCAAAAGGAAGAGTTCCCTAGGTTGCCACCTGTTAAACTCAAGTCAGAAGAAAAGCCCTTCAGTATTAATTGGGAAGGGAAATATGAAATTGATGGACCTGGCCCAAAGTCTACAAGTGCTGAGAATACGTATCTTATAGGGTCGTTTTTGGATGTTCCAATTGGACAAGAAATTAATACATCAG GAGCAAAGCGGCCTGTTGGAGGTAGTTGGCTATCTGTAAGTCAGGGCATTTCTGAGGACACTTCAGATCTAGTGTCTGGTTTCGCAACTATTGGTGATGGATTGAGTGAAACTGTTGACTACCCAAATGAGTACTGGGACTCTGATGaatatgaagatgatgatgacgtTGGCTACATGAGACAGCCTATTGAAGACGAGACCTGGTTTTTGGCACATGAAATTGATTATCCTAGTGACAATGAAAAGGGAACAGGACATGGGAGTGTTCCAGACCCTCAAGATAGaacacaaaacaaaaatgatGAGGATGATCAATCATTTGCAGAAGAGGATTCCTACTTCTCTGGTGAGCGGTATTTCCAGTCAAAAAATATTGATCCAGTTGGTCCTTCTGATGATCCTATAGGGTTGTCAGTGGCCAAAATGTATAGGAGAAGTGATGAGAATGACTTGATTGGCCACTATGATGGACAGTTGATGGATGaagaggaattaaatttgatgCGTGCAGAACCCGTCTGGCAGGGttttgtaactcagtcaaatgaaCTTATTATGTTACAGGATGGGAAAGTTCTGAATGATTGTGTAAGGCCAAGATTAGATGATATTTGCCTGGATGATGATCAGCATGGATCGGTCAGATCTATTGGAGTAGGTATCAATAGCGATGCAGCTGATATAGGCAGTGAAGTGCGGGAGAGTTTGGTTGGTGGTAGTAGTGAGGGGGATTTAGAGTACTTTCCTGATCAAGATATTGGTATTGGAATGTCCAGGAGAGCACAGCATGACTCAGATAAGAATTATAGTGAAACATCAAACAGTGGCAAAAAGAAATTGAATAAGAGCAATTTGGATAATTTCATCACACTTAATGACAAAGGTGCATATTCACAGGCAAAGAATCACATGGatggagggttttcttttcccCCTCCTAGAGATAAAGAGTTGGTCCAGACAAGCTCAGGGAAAGCTTTCTGGTCAAAGAAAGGTAATACTGTTGTGAGTGATGAAGCAGATGACTGTTTGGTAACAAATGATGACATGCTTGCTTCATGGAGGCGGAAAAGCAGTGAGTCTTCACCTGTGAAGAGTTCAATCGATGGAAACAATGCTAACGTTGCAGGATCAGCAAATTCTAGCCCGTCGTCACTTTCAAATTATGGTTACGCTGAGACAGAGCACGCAAAGAAAGAAGATGATGGAATAGCCAGAGCAAGGGCAACGGAAGAAGATCCAGGTGCGTTACTGGAGGATGAGGAAGCTATAGCTGTGCAGGAGCAAGTTAAACAGATAAAGGCACAGGAGGaagaatttgaaacctttgatcTTAAGATTGTCCACAGGAAAAACAG GACGGGCTTTGAGGAGGACAAAAACTTCCACGTTGTTTTAAATTCAGTCATTGCTGGGCGGTATCATGTTACAGAGTATCTTGGTTCTGCTGCATTTAGTAAAGCTATTCAAGCTCATGACCTTCACACTGGCATGGATGTCTGTGTGAAGATTATTAAGAACAACAAAGACTTTTTTGATCAGAGCCTGGATGAAATTAAGCTTCTCAAGTATATTAACAAGCATGATCCTGGTGACAAGTACCATATCCTCCGGTTGTATGATTATTTCTACTATCGT GAACATTTGTTAATTGTCTGCGAACTTCTCAAGGCTAATTTGTACGAGTTTCATAAATTTAATAGAGAATCTGGAGGGGAAGTTTATTTTACTATGCCAAGACTCCAG TCAATTACCATCCAGTGTTTAGAGGCACTTCAGTTTTTGCATGGTTTGGGCCTTATACATTGTGACTTGAAGCCTGAGAATATTCTTGTCAAGAGCTACAGTAGATGTGAGGTGAAGGTCATTGATCTGGGAAGCAGTTGTTTTGCAACGGATCATCTTTGTTCCTATGTGCAATCGAGGTCCTACCGTGCACCTGAGGTCATTTTGGGCCTTCCATATGATAAAAAGATTGATGTCTGGTCTCTTGGTTGCATTTTGGCAGAACTGTGTACTGGAAAT GTCCTCTTTCAAAATGATTCTCCTGCAACTTTACTTGCTCGAGTTATTGGGATTATCGGATCCATTGAACAGGAGATGCTTGCCAAAGGACGAGATACATACAAATACTTTACAAAAAATCACATGCTTTATGAGCGGAATCAG GAGACCAACAGACTTGAATACTTGATTCCGAAAAAGACATCCTTAAGGCATCGGTTACCAATGGGGGATCAAGGTTTTATTGACTTCGTAGCTCATCTGCTTGAAATAAACCCAAAGAAGCGCCCTTCAGCCGCGGAGGCTCTAAAACACCCATGGCTATCATACCCTTATGAACCAATATCATCTTGA